Part of the Arthrobacter gengyunqii genome is shown below.
TCCAGCCGGCTGCCGATGCCGGTGCAGACCGGGCAGGCGCCGAAGGGGTTGTTGAAGGAGAAGGACCGGGGTTCGATTTCATCGATGGCCAGCGGATGCTCGTTGGGGCAGGCCAGATGCTCGGAGAAGGCCCGGACCCGCTCATCGCTCTTTTCGTCAATGTCCACGAAGTCGGCCAGGATCCGGCCGTCGGCCAAGCCGAGGGCGGTTTCCACCGAGTCGGTCAGCCGCTGCCGGATGCCGTCCTTGGCGACCAGGCGGTCCACCACCACTTCGATGGTGTGCTTGTACTGCTTGCCGAGCTTGGGCGGATCGGACAGCTGGATCTGCTTGCCGTCGACCTTCGCACGGGAGTACCCCTTGGCAGCGAGTTCCGAAAACAGGTCCACGAACTCGCCCTTGCGGCCGCGCACCACCGGGGCGAGGATCTGGAACCGGGTACCCTCTTCGAGTTCCAGCAGCTGGTCAACAATCTGCTGCGGGGTCTGGCGGGAAACGGGCTCACCGCAGACCGGACAGAACGGTGTGCCAACACGCGCCCAGAGCAGGCGCATGTAATCGTAAATTTCGGTGATGGTGCCAACCGTGGAGCGGGGGTTCTTGGAGGTGGACTTCTGATCGATGGACACTGCCGGGGACAGTCCTTCGATGAAGTCGACGTCGGGCTTGTCCACCTGGCCCAGGAACATCCGGGCGTACGAGGACAGGGACTCGACGTAGCGGCGCTGGCCCTCGGCAAAGATGGTGTCAAAGGCCAATGAGGACTTTCCGGAACCGGAAAGCCCGGTAAAGACAATCATCGCGTCACGCGGCAAATCCACATCCACGTTCTTCAGGTTGTGCTCCCGGGCGCCCTTGACGATCAGGCGGGAGAGATCATTGCCGCTGTGCGGCGCGTTGGCATTATCGGCCATCAAAGAGGTAGCTGTAGACACATTTTCCACTGTAGTTCACCGTTTGGTTCGAAGAAGTATTCGACGCCGTGGTTTCACCGCAGGCGAAGAGCCGTCTCGACGTAAGTCAGCGCTTCCTTGGGATCCAGCCCGTTGGCACGGACCGAGTCCGCGAAGATCCGGGCGGCTTCGGCCACCCGCCGCTTGCCGTTGTCTCCGGCAGCAGCAATCACGGTGCCTGCCCGCGAGCGCGTGGTCACCACCTCGGCCTGCTCGAGTTCGCGGTAAGCCCGGGCGACGGTGTTTACGGCGAGGCCCATTCGGGCGGCGAGCGCCCGGACAGGGGGCAGCCGGGTTCCGACCGCAAGCCTTCCTTCGTTGGCGGCGTCCAGGATCTGAACCCTGAGCTGCTCGAAGGGAGGAACCGAGCTTGCCGCGTCGATGCGGACCCAGGACAGGACGTCGTCGCTCATGGGACCGCCTTCAGGTTGGGGAATTGGTGCCTGTACCATTTTGCCACGGCGCGGGCGCCCGGTCCGGCAGGCGGGTCACGGTGTCCCGGCAAACTGGGAGCGGTACAGCTCGGCGTAGAACCCCTCAGCGGCCAGCAGCGCCTCATGCGTTCCCTGCTCCACGATTTCGCCGTGCCGCACCACCAGGATGACGTCCGCATCCCGGATCGTGGAGAGCCGGTGCGCGATCACGAAACTGGTCCGCGCCTCCCGCAGGGCGTTCATTGCCAGCCGGATGGATATCTCGGTGCGGGTATCCACGGAACTGGTCGCCTCGTCCAGTATCAGGATGGACGGGTCCGCCAGCCACGCCCGCGCGATGGTGATCAGCTGCCGCTGCCCCTGGCTGAGCGAACCGCCGTCGTATTCCAGGACCGTGTCATACCCCTCGGGCAGCGAGCGCACGAAGTGGTCCACATGGGTGGCGCGGGCCGCCTCGACTATCTGTTCGTCCGTCGCGCCGGGAGCCCCGTAGGCCAGGTTCTCCCGGATGGTTCCCTCAAACAGCCAGGCATCCTGGAGCACCATGCCAATTCGCTTCCGCACATCGTCGCGCCGCATGCGCGCAATGTCGGTGCCGTCGATGGTGATCCTGCCGGAGTCCACCTCGTAGAAGCGCATCAGCAGGTTGACCAGGGTGGTCTTGCCGGCCCCCGTAGGACCGACAATCGCCACTGTCTGTCCGGGTTCCGCCGTAAAGGACAGATCCCGGATCAACGGGGCTTCCGGCGAATAGCTGAAATGCACATGTTCAAAGGCGACACGCCCCTGCACGTCGCTGAGGGTCAGGGCATCCGCGGGATCCGGTTCCTGCTCCTTGTCATCCAGAAGTTCGAACACACGTTCGGCTGAGGCAACTCCGGACTGCAGCATGTTGATCAGGGAGCCGATCTGCCCCAGCGGCTGGGAGAACTGCCGGCTGTATTGAATGAAGGCCTGCACTCCCCCGATGGACAGCCGCCCGTTGGCCACCAGGAGTCCGCCGACCACGGCCACCGCCACATAGTTGAGGTTCGAGATGAACTGCATGGTGGGCATGATGATGCCGGACACAAACTGGGCTTTGAAGGAGGAGCGGTACAGGGTCTCGTTGGCGGGACGGAATCCCTCCACCACGCGTTCCTGCTGCCCGAAGGCCTTCACCACGTCCTGGGCGCTGAACATTTCCTCGATGTACCCGTTCACCTCCCCCGTGGATTTCCACTGCTGCATGAACTGCACCTGCGAGCGCTTGGCGATGAGCACGGTGACGACGGCGGACACCGGCACCGTGATCACGGCGATCAGGGCCAGCAGCGGAGAAAGCCACAGCATCATGCCGAGCACCCCCACGATAGTGAGCGCCGAGGTGATGATCTGCGTCAGTGTCTGGGAGAGCGTCTGCGCCAGGTTGTCGATGTCATTGGTCACGCGGCTGAGCACGTCGCCGCGGGATTCGCGCTGGAAGTGGGACATGGGCAGGCGGAACAGCTTGGCGTCCACCTGTTTCCGCAGCCGATACATGGCCCCCTGCACCACCCGTGCGGTCACGCGTGCCTGCAGCCAGCCGAAAAAGAACGACGCAAGGTAGATGGCCAGCACCCCCAGCACCAGCATGCCGAGCCGCCCGAAATCCAGTCCCTGGCCCGGCACCACGTCCATTGCGGCAAGCATGTCCGCCAGCTGGTCCTCCCCCGAATCGCGCAGGGCCTGCACCTGGTCGGCTTTGCTGATTCCCGGCTGCATCCCGGCGCCGATCACCCCGTCAAAGATCACGTTGGTCGCTTCGCCAAGGATGCGGGGCGCGGTGACGGCGAGCGCCACGGAGACGACGGCGGCCACCATCACCAGTGCCACCCGCAGCCGGTCCGGACTCATCAGCGCAAGGATCCGGCGGACGCTGGAGCGGAAGTTCAGCGGCTTGGCTGCCGGCCCGCGCGCACCTGGTCCGTGTCCGGCCCGCATCCCGCTCACTGCACCTCCTCCGCCGTGAGCTGGGATTCAACGATTTCCCGGTAGGTGGGCGAGGTTTCCAGCAGTTCCGCGTGTGTTCCCTGCCCGGCAATCCGCCCTTCATCAAGGACTACTATCCGCGCGGCGTCGGCGATGGTGTTGATCCGCTGGGCAACGATCAGCACCGTGGAGTTCCGCGTCTGTTCCTTCAACGCGGCTCGCAGCCGGGCATCTGTGGCAAAGTCCAGGGCGGAGAAGCTGTCGTCGAAGAGGTAGATGGCCGGCCGCACCACGAGCGCACGGGCAATGGCCAGGCGCTGCCGCTGTCCGCCGGAGAAGTTGCCGCCGCCCTGTTCCACCCGGTGCTCCAGCCCTCCCTCGGAGGCACGGACGAAATCTGCGGCCTGGGCGATTTCGAGCGCTTCCCAGAGCTCGGCGTCAGTGGCCTCGGGCCGCCCGAAGCGCAGATTGGAGCCAATGGTGCCGGAGAACAGGTAGGCCTTCTGGGGCACCAGGCCAATGCCGCTGCGCAGCGACTGCAGGGTGACCGCCTCAATGTCCTGCCCGTCGATGAAGATGCCGCCGGAGGTGGCGTCCAGCAGCCGCGGCACCAGGTTCAGCAGGGTGGACTTGCCCGCCCCCGTGGATCCGATGATGGCCGTGGTCTGTCCGGACTGTGCCGTAAAGCTGATGCCCTGCAGCACCGGAGCCTCAGCCCCCGGATAGGTGTAGCCCACCTCCCTGAAGTCCAGGGTGCCGCCGTCGTACACCAGCGGCGCGGCAGCCTCGGCGTCGTGCACCGTGCTTTCCGTGTCCAGGACCTCATAAATCCGTTCGGCGCAGACGGCGGCCCGCGGCAGCATCATGATCATGAACATGGACATCATGACGGCCATCAGGATCTGCATGATGTAGGCGATGAACGCAGTCAGGGCACCGATCTGCATCTGCCCGGCGTCAATCCGGTAGGCGCCGAACCAGACCACCGCCACGGACGCCAGGTTGGCCACCAGCATGGCCGCCGGAAACAGCAGTGCCATGTACTGCGCCGTCCTCAGCTGGGTTCCGGTCAGATCCGCATTGGCAGCGTCAAAGCGGGCTTCCTCGGTGCGCTCGCGCACGAAGGCCCGGATCACCGCCACCCCCATGATCTGCTCCCGGAGAACCGAGTTGACGCGGTCAATCTGCTTCTGCGCCCGCCGGAACAGCGGAATCAGCCGGCGCAGCACCAGTCCGATGACTGCAAAGAGCACCGGCAGGATCAGCAGCAGGATCCCGGACAGGGCCACATCCTGGTTCAGGGCCAGCAGCACCCCGCCAATGCCCATGATGGGTGCGGATACCATCACCGTGAAGGTCATCAGCAGGGCCATCTGCACCTGCTGCACGTCATTGGTGGTGCGGGTAATCAGGGAAGGGGCGCCAAACACCCCCACTTCCCGCGAGGAGAACGATTCCACCGTGGTGAACAGTTCGTCCCTGATGTTGCGGCCCACGCTCATGGCCACCCGGGAGGCAAAGTACGTGGCGGCGACGGCACAGATCACCTGACCGGCCGTAATCACGAGCATCCAGCCGCCCAGGTCCAAAATCACGCCGGTATTGGCGGGGACCACGCCGCGGTCAATGATGTCGGCGTTCAGGGTGGGCAGGAACAGTGTGGCGGCGGTTTGCAGGAACTGCAGAACAACGACGGCGGCAACGGCACCCTTGTAGGGCGCCAAATTTTGCCGGACAAGCCTTAGGAGCACGCTTCCTCCAGGGACCGGCCGGAGGGGTTCCCGGCACCCTCTGAACGTACGCCCGCCTTCCCGAACAGACAAGAGTTTTAGCCCTGGACAGCGGGGTTCACATCTGCGAGCGCGGAACTAGACTGGCGGGATGTTTGATTTGAAGAAGGTCACCATCCGCAGCCGGTCCGTGTCCAGCATGGACAACAACGTGTATGTCCTCACGGACAGGGGCACGGGGGCGCAGGTCCTCATCGACGCCGCCGCCGACTTTCCGGCCATCCGGGAGCTGCTGTCCGAAGCGGCCGCAGACGCCGCTGTTCCCGCAAAGGTGGAGCTGATAGTCACCACTCACAGCCACTGGGACCATGTACGGGCGCTCGCTGAAGCCGTGCAGGCCACCGGAGCACGCACCGCCGCCGGCCGTGAAGATGCGCCGGACATCGAGGTGCCCACCAACATGCTGCTGGCGGACGGGGATACCCTGCACATCGGCGGGCCCGAGGGTTTCGAGCTCGAGGCCATCAAGCTCCGCGGCCACACCCCCGGCTCGGTGGCCCTCCTCTACCGCGATCCTGCCGGCCCGGCGCACCTGTTCACGGGCGATTCGCTCTTCCCCGGCGGCTTGGGCAACACACAGCAGGACCCGGAGCGCTTTGCGTCGCTCTATGCAGACGTAGTCGAACAAGTGTTCGAACGGCTCCCGGATGACACCATCGTCCACCCGGGCCACGGGGCAGGAACGACACTGGGCGCAGAGCGGCCGCACCTGCCGGAATGGAAGGAACGCGGCTGGTAGCAGGCCTGCAGCGCCTGCAGCGCCTGCGCCGTTGACCCCTGCCGATCGAGGGTTTTACGCTCGACCAGGGACCTTTCGGAGACCGATGAGAGCGGGCAAACCGTGGCCACAGTACCGTCGTCGTCCGCTTCCGGGCCTTCAGCCGCCGTCAAACCCCAAATCGGGCTGGTTGCCTGCGTGGCGTTCGGTGTCGGCACCACGGTGGGCGGCGGCGTCTTCACCCTGTCCGGAACGGCGATCAACCTGGCCGGTTCCGGAGCGGTTCTGAGCTATGTCATTGCGGGCATTGTCATGGCCCTGTGTGCGCTGTCCTTCATTGTGGTCTCCACGCGGGCGAAGGACGGGGAATCCGGTTACGGGCCCGTCGGGGACATCCTGAGTCCGTTTTGGCGCTTTGTGGTGATGTGGGCGTTCTACCTCAACGGAGCCACGATCGTGGCGTACCTCGTTGACTCCTTCGGTGATTACCTGCACGAATACTTCCTCCCGGCGATTGGCACCCTGGCGCTCGCGCTCGCCGCCACGGCACTGGTGACGGCGCTGAATTTGGGCCCGACGGCGCTGGTGGCCAAGGCGGAAACCTGGATCGTGGGCATCAAGCTTGCGCTGCTCGTGCTGTTTGCCGTCTGGGGCCTGACGGAACTGACTCCGGAAAAGGTGGACCGGCCGCTGCCGCAGGGCACCGGCGGCGTCTTTTCGGCGGCAGCGCTTTTGTTCACCGCGTACACTGGCTTCAACGTCATCACGAATATGGCCGGCTCGGTGAAGAACCCGCGCAAGACAGTCCCCCGTGCCATCCTGCTCACCCTGCTGGTGTCCGGAATCATCTATCTGGGCACTGCCCTGGCCATGGTGGCCAGCGAAGTCACGGTCTTTACGGCCACCGGTGTCTCCCAGGCCGCAGAAATCGTGATGGGTACCTGGGGCGGCGTGCTGGTGGCCTTCGCGGCGTGCCTGTCCACCCTGTCCGGCGCCAACGCGAATGTGCTCGGCGCTTCGGAAATCATGCTGCGGATGGTGGCCCGCGGGGATGTGCCGCCCGCCCTCGGCCGCCAGACCCGCAACGGCCACCCCTACGTGAGCGTGCTGTTGCTGGGTGTCATCACCGTGGTCCTGGTGCTGCTCAATGACACCACCTTCGTGGTCTCGGTCGCCAACGTGGCGGCCATCATTGCCATGATCGTGGTGAGCGTTGCGGCCGCCGTGCTGGGATGGCGGAAATGGCCGGGCGAGGGAGCCAAGCTCCCGCTGGGTCCGGTCATTCCGATCCTCGCGGTCCTGGCAGCAGCGAGCCAGCTGCCGTCCCTGGACCCGGCCGCCCTGATCACCGGCTTCCTGCTCACCGCCCTGGGTGGTGCGCTGTACCTGGCGCGGCACTACCAGCGCGGCGGTGCCGGGGACCGGGCGCACGCGAATGAACAGATCGACAACCTGAACACGCCGCTGATGAAGGCCGCCAAGACCAAGCGTGCCGGCCGGCCGGGAACCGCTGGCTAGCCCTTCTTCCGGCCAACCATGAAGATCCGGCGGAACGGAAAGACGGTACCCCAGGCGTGCTGCGGATAGGCCTCCCGCAGCAGGGCGGCATACTCGGCTTCGAACCGCCCGAAGTCCTCCGGGTCCAGGGCATCGATGACGGGCCGCAGGGCTGTTCCGCGCACCCATTCCAGCACCGGGTCCTTGCCCGGCAGCACCTGCGAGTAACTCGTTTCCCACACGTCGGCTTCGAAGCC
Proteins encoded:
- a CDS encoding GntR family transcriptional regulator: MSDDVLSWVRIDAASSVPPFEQLRVQILDAANEGRLAVGTRLPPVRALAARMGLAVNTVARAYRELEQAEVVTTRSRAGTVIAAAGDNGKRRVAEAARIFADSVRANGLDPKEALTYVETALRLR
- a CDS encoding ABC transporter ATP-binding protein yields the protein MRAGHGPGARGPAAKPLNFRSSVRRILALMSPDRLRVALVMVAAVVSVALAVTAPRILGEATNVIFDGVIGAGMQPGISKADQVQALRDSGEDQLADMLAAMDVVPGQGLDFGRLGMLVLGVLAIYLASFFFGWLQARVTARVVQGAMYRLRKQVDAKLFRLPMSHFQRESRGDVLSRVTNDIDNLAQTLSQTLTQIITSALTIVGVLGMMLWLSPLLALIAVITVPVSAVVTVLIAKRSQVQFMQQWKSTGEVNGYIEEMFSAQDVVKAFGQQERVVEGFRPANETLYRSSFKAQFVSGIIMPTMQFISNLNYVAVAVVGGLLVANGRLSIGGVQAFIQYSRQFSQPLGQIGSLINMLQSGVASAERVFELLDDKEQEPDPADALTLSDVQGRVAFEHVHFSYSPEAPLIRDLSFTAEPGQTVAIVGPTGAGKTTLVNLLMRFYEVDSGRITIDGTDIARMRRDDVRKRIGMVLQDAWLFEGTIRENLAYGAPGATDEQIVEAARATHVDHFVRSLPEGYDTVLEYDGGSLSQGQRQLITIARAWLADPSILILDEATSSVDTRTEISIRLAMNALREARTSFVIAHRLSTIRDADVILVVRHGEIVEQGTHEALLAAEGFYAELYRSQFAGTP
- a CDS encoding ABC transporter ATP-binding protein; protein product: MLLRLVRQNLAPYKGAVAAVVVLQFLQTAATLFLPTLNADIIDRGVVPANTGVILDLGGWMLVITAGQVICAVAATYFASRVAMSVGRNIRDELFTTVESFSSREVGVFGAPSLITRTTNDVQQVQMALLMTFTVMVSAPIMGIGGVLLALNQDVALSGILLLILPVLFAVIGLVLRRLIPLFRRAQKQIDRVNSVLREQIMGVAVIRAFVRERTEEARFDAANADLTGTQLRTAQYMALLFPAAMLVANLASVAVVWFGAYRIDAGQMQIGALTAFIAYIMQILMAVMMSMFMIMMLPRAAVCAERIYEVLDTESTVHDAEAAAPLVYDGGTLDFREVGYTYPGAEAPVLQGISFTAQSGQTTAIIGSTGAGKSTLLNLVPRLLDATSGGIFIDGQDIEAVTLQSLRSGIGLVPQKAYLFSGTIGSNLRFGRPEATDAELWEALEIAQAADFVRASEGGLEHRVEQGGGNFSGGQRQRLAIARALVVRPAIYLFDDSFSALDFATDARLRAALKEQTRNSTVLIVAQRINTIADAARIVVLDEGRIAGQGTHAELLETSPTYREIVESQLTAEEVQ
- a CDS encoding MBL fold metallo-hydrolase, with translation MFDLKKVTIRSRSVSSMDNNVYVLTDRGTGAQVLIDAAADFPAIRELLSEAAADAAVPAKVELIVTTHSHWDHVRALAEAVQATGARTAAGREDAPDIEVPTNMLLADGDTLHIGGPEGFELEAIKLRGHTPGSVALLYRDPAGPAHLFTGDSLFPGGLGNTQQDPERFASLYADVVEQVFERLPDDTIVHPGHGAGTTLGAERPHLPEWKERGW
- a CDS encoding APC family permease translates to MATVPSSSASGPSAAVKPQIGLVACVAFGVGTTVGGGVFTLSGTAINLAGSGAVLSYVIAGIVMALCALSFIVVSTRAKDGESGYGPVGDILSPFWRFVVMWAFYLNGATIVAYLVDSFGDYLHEYFLPAIGTLALALAATALVTALNLGPTALVAKAETWIVGIKLALLVLFAVWGLTELTPEKVDRPLPQGTGGVFSAAALLFTAYTGFNVITNMAGSVKNPRKTVPRAILLTLLVSGIIYLGTALAMVASEVTVFTATGVSQAAEIVMGTWGGVLVAFAACLSTLSGANANVLGASEIMLRMVARGDVPPALGRQTRNGHPYVSVLLLGVITVVLVLLNDTTFVVSVANVAAIIAMIVVSVAAAVLGWRKWPGEGAKLPLGPVIPILAVLAAASQLPSLDPAALITGFLLTALGGALYLARHYQRGGAGDRAHANEQIDNLNTPLMKAAKTKRAGRPGTAG